Part of the Rhodobacteraceae bacterium M385 genome is shown below.
CACGACCTTTCAACAGATTGGGACAGCCTGAAGGAAGCCGAGGATGAGTTGCTGATAAACTCTCTCTCCATGTTGTGCCCGTTTGAACCTGAGGAAAAGCAAGCCTTGCTTGAGGCACCATCGCTGTCCACCCGCCGCGAAACGCTGGTGACTTTGCTGGAATTTTCCCTGGCCGCAGGCAGCGATGAGGAACGGATGCAATGAGTGAAGAGAAGAAACCTCGCCCCCCCATCGATCGCCGGATGCTAGAGGCGTTGGTCTGTCCGATGACCCAAGCGCCGCTAAGTTATGACGCGGAACGGCAGGAATTGGTGTCTAAGGCGGCGCATCTTGCCTACCCGATCCGGGGCGGCATTCCGATCATGTTGGAAGAAGAAGCCCGCAAGTTGGACTAAGGCGCGGTGTCGCCCCTTTCACGCGTTGGGCGATGCATGATTCCGCCGATAATCAACAACACGACCGCAGCGAAAAAGCCAAGCATGGCGTTGAGCCAAGCGATCTGCATGACAGCGTCGAACGCGACATAGCGATCTGGGCTGGCGTCCTCGTTGAAGGCCGAGAAGATAAGATCATTGGACACGGCCTGAAGGGCGGCGAGGGGGGCGGCAAAGGCGGTGGCCCCCAACACGATTAACCCGCGCGCAATGGCGTGCCGCATGGTGGTGGCAAACCAGATGAAAATCCCGGCAGCCGCAGCGGCAACGATCCCGCTGCCAATGGCCCGCCCCGGCGTGGTCAGCGCAGTGATCGTGAACCAGCAGACGGCAAAGCACAGAAGGCAGAAGACGATCAGAATGGCAGGTCCGTTGCGGGCCTTCATTGTGCGGTCTCTGTAGGTTTGTTGCGGTGCATCAGGCCGCCGATCAGCACTAGGATAAAGCCCGCGAACATGCCGAAAAGCAGCCCGGCGGAGGCGAAGATGGTCGATAGGAAAAGCATGCTCGCTTCTTCATCGGTGAAGGCCCCGCCGTTTGCCATCACCGCGGTCGAGGTATCTGCAATTTGGTCGCCGTACCCCGAAAGGGCCGCAACGGGGACGATCAAAAACACCGCGCCAAGGCCGATGAAGCCCCGCGCAAAGGCTTGGCGGCCGGTCTTCGCAAACCAGATGAACGCGCAGGTCGCCCCGGCCACGATTACGCCCACCACAAAGGCAGTGCCGACCCCGTTCAGGCCAATGGAGAAGAGCGCGCCAAACAGAAGGCTCAACGTGCCAAAGACGATCATAGAAGTGAGCTTTGGTCCCGACATGATGTGTCCTTTGGTGGTCTGGGTTGATCCTATCTTAACGGATGGGCAGCCCAAGCCAAAGCGGAGGATTTCCCGCGCCTTACAGCGCGCGGCCCTGCATCAGACGGGGGAGGTCGCCGTTCAGGCCAGCGGCCTCTCGGATGAAACGGCGGCGCAGATCAGGGAAGGCCCCAATCGCCCCCATGCCAATGTCACGTGCTGCCCGCAGCAACGGGTTATCGTTCGAGAACAGGCGGTTAACGGTGTCTGTCGCCACCGCCAGCCCTGCGGTGTCAAAGCGGCGCCATTGTTGGTAGCGGTCCAACACGTCGCGGCGGGCAAAGTCTTCTCCGCGCCGTTTGGCATCGGCAAGGGTTTCGGCCAATGCGCTCACATCGCGCAGCCCAAGGTTCAGACCTTGGCCCGCGATCGGGTGCACCCCGTGGGCCGCATCGCCCACAAGGGCCAGCCGTTCCGACACAAAAGATTGCGCCAGCGACAGGGTCAGCGGATAGCTGAAGCGCGCGCCCGAAAGGGTGATATCGCCCAGAAAATCGCCGAAGGCCGGGCGCAGGGCGGCCATGAATTCCGCATCATCGGCACGCGCCAGCGCAGAGGCACGCGGCTCAGTCTCGGACCACACAATGGAGGAGCGGTTTCCCGGCAAAGGCAGGATCGCCAAGGGGCCGCCGGGCATGAAGAACTGATGCGCAATGCCGTTATGGGGCAGGGCATGATCGACGGCGCACACCAGCGCGGTTTGGCCATAGTCCCACCCTGTGCGCTTGATCCCGGCGCGTTCTGCCACGCCCGACCGTTTGCCATCGGCCCCCACCAACAGTCCGCCGCGCAAAACCTCTCCGTCCTCAAGCGTGACCGAGGCGATGCCGCTGGTCGCTTGGGCCACTACTTGCACGCCTGCTCGGTGGGTGATCAGGGGCTCTGCCGCCATCGCGTCCAGCAAGGCGCGGCGCAGATAGCGGTCCTCCAGCATGTGACCCATGGGGCCTTCTTCGATTTCGGCATGATCGAAATGCAGAAAGAAAGGCGCGGCTCCTTCGCCCGCCCGTCCGTCCGAGGCTTTGATCTCCAGCATCGGTTGCGCGTGGTCCTCCACGCTGCTCCAGATGCCCAAAGCGTCCAGCATCCGCACCGACGCCAGAGCCAGCGCATAGGCGCGTCCATCAAAGCTGGCGTCTTTCCGCGTGGTGGCGGGCAGGGCATCCAGAACAACACTGGAAAACCCGGCAGAGGCACAGGCCAAGGCAAGGCAAGGGCCGTTTAACCCCCCGCCAACAATCAGAATATCTGCATCGCGTTGTTCCATGCCCTGAACTATGGCGCGCGGTGGGGGATTGTCCATGTGGCGCGTCGTCGTTAGCGTCCGCAGGCGACAATTAGGGGTGACGTGATGGATTGGCTGACGAAAAGCGCAAGTGAGATTGGGCGGGGCATAGGCGCGGGTGATGTGGACCCTGTTGCCATCACGGAAGCCTACCTTGAGGCCGCAAAGGAAAGCCCCTTTGGCAGCCGTATCTTCGCCCGCCAAACCCGTGATCGCGCCCTGGCCGAGGCGATTGCCGCCCATGATCGCGCCAAGCAGGGCGTTCGGCGCGGGTTGCTGGATGGCGTGCCGATCAGCTGGAAAGACCTGTTCGACACCGCCGGCACGGTGACCGAGGCGGGGACCAAACTGCTGCAAGGTCGTGTGCCCTCGCAGGATGCCGAGGTGTTGCAAAACGCCACCCGCGCGGGCCTCGTGTGTCTTGGCAAGACCCATATGACGGAACTGGCGTTCTCGGGCCTTGGGGTGAACCCCTCTACCGCGACGCCGCCAAATGCCAATGACCCAGAGCTTGCGCCCGGAGGTTCATCTTCAGGGGCGGCGACTTCGGTGGCTTACGGCATGGCGGCGGCGGGCATCGGATCGGACACTGGCGGGTCCATCCGCTTACCGTCTGCGTGGAACGATCTGGTGGGCTTCAAGCCGACGCACAATGCCTTGTCGTTGGAGGGCGTCGTGCCCCTTGCGGAGAGCTTTGATACTGTCGGCCCGCTGTGCCGCACGGTAGAGGACTGCGCCGAGTTGTTCGCCGTCATGGGCAACACCGCCGCGCCGGACCTCGCCGAGACCTCGCTCAAGGGCACGCGGATGCTGGTGCTGAACCCCTATGCCACCGATGTGCGCGACGCCCCCGGTGCGGCATTCCAATCGGCGATGGAGCGGCTGTCTAGCGCGGGGGCGACCATCGAAACGGCGGATATCCCGGCGGTGAACGAGGCGATGGAGACCACCCTGTCACTTTATACGGCCGAGGCTTACGGGACTTGGGGCAAAGTGATCGAGGCTGACCCAGAGAAAATGGACCACCGCATCCGCGCCCGTTTCCGCCAAGGGGCGGATGTTCTGGCCGCCGATTTCGTTGCTTTGTGGCAGCGCCTTCGAGTGCTGCGCAAGCAATACTATGCGGCGACGGCGGGCTATGACGCGGTGCTGATCCCTTCGGCCGCGAACCTGCCGCCCAACGTGGCGCGGCTCGATAGTGACAACGATTATTTCGTGACCGAGAACCTTTTGACCCTACGCAATACCCGTGTCGGAAACCTCATGGGCGTGTGTGCTGTGACCTTGCCCACGGGCGTGTCTTCGACGGGGATCATGCTGATGTGCCCCCCCGGTGACGACGCGCGTTTGCTGCGTTTGGCGAAGGCGGCAGAGGGCGCATTGGCTTAACCGCCACACCCCTCTGGAAACACGGCTGTTTTTCTGGACCAGCGCCGCCCCGTTCGCTATCATCATGGCTAACGGGGCGTTAATGACCCCGAAAATGAGGCAGTTATGGTTTTTCCGGAGCGGTTTTCGAACCTCCCTGAATATGCGTTTCCGCGTTTGCGGACGTTGTTGGACGGCATGGAGCCGGGCGGCGACCCTATTTTGATGACCATTGGCGAGCCTCGCCACGCGTTCCCCGCTTGGATCGACAAGGTGTTGGCCGACAGCATCCAGGGTTTTGCGAAGTATCCCGAAAACGATGGCTCTTTGGCGTTGCGCAGGGCGCAGGCCGATTGGTTGGGCCAACGCTATGGCGTCGATGTGGACCCGGCGACACAAATCCTTGTGCTCAATGGGACGCGCGAAGGGCTCTATAACGCCTGCATGGCGCTGTGCCCGGAAAAAAAGAACGGCCAACAACCTGTCGTTCTGACCCCGAACCCGTTTTATCAGGTCTACGCCGTGGCCGCTCTTTCTGTGGGGGCTGAGCCGATGTACCTGCCCGCCACGGCGGCGACCGGCGATCTGCCCGATTTTCATGCCGTTGATCCGGCTATTTTGGACCGCACGGCGATTGCCTACATATGCTCTCCGGCGAACCCGCAGGGCGCTGTTGCGTCCGAGGCCTATTGGGAAGCGCTGATAACACTGGCCGAAAAGCACGACTTCAAGATTTTCGCCGACGAATGCTATTCCGAGATTTACCGTGATGATGCCCCCACAGGGGCGCTTCAGGTTGCCCAAAAGATGGGTGCTGACCCTGAACGGGTTCTGATCTTCCACTCTTTGTCCAAACGCTCCAACCTGCCGGGTCTACGGTCGGGTTTCTGTGCCGGGGGACCGCAAACCATCGCGCGGCTCAAGCAATTGCGGGCCTATTCCGGTGCGCCGTTGCCCCAGCCGCTTCAGGCCGTGGCCGAGGCCGTGTGGCGCGACGAAGATCACGTGGTGGAGAACCGCGCTCTTTACCAAGAAAAATACGCCATCGCCGATGAGATTTTCGGGGATGTGCAGGGCTACAAAGGCCCCGAAGCCGGGTTCTTCCTGTGGCTTCCGGTGCAAGATGCCGAACAGGCCACGGTGAAGCTGTGGCAAGAGACGGGTGTGAAGGTTTTGCCCGGCTCCTACCTTGCGCGCGAAGTGGACGGCGTCACGCCGGGTCACGACAAGATCCGCGTCGCGATGGTTGCTGAAAAAGAAGAAATGCGTCGCGGGCTCATGTTGATCCGCAAGACGCTATATGATTGAGGAGGCACGATAATGGCCTATCAGACCCGCCAGCGAGAGCCGCTTTTGGACGGACATATGCACGAAATCCTCGCCCGTCGGGGCCGAGAGATGTGTGGCATGGCGCTTGTGGGGCTTGGCCTTGCCTTGGCTGCGTTGCTGTGGAGTTACGTGCCCGAAGACCCCAACTGGATGGCCGCTACCGATGCCGCGCCCGAGAACCTTTTGGGTCGCGGGGGCGCTTCGATCGCTGCCGTTTTGATGATGATTATGGGGTTTGCCGCTTGGGTTCTGCCGACGGCAGCCCTTGCTTGGGGCGCGCGGTTCATTCTGCATCGCGGGCAAGAACGCGCCTTGGGCCGCGTCTTGTTCCTGCCCATCGCCATTGCCATGGCCGCGATTTACGCCGCCAGCCATGTGCCGCCTGTGGGCTGGTCGCATTCCTTTGGGGCCGGTGGCCTGTTTGGCGATACGATCCTTGGCGCAGTGCTCAGCGCGTTGCCCATGTCGCCACAGATCGGCATCAAAGTGGCCGCTTTCCTTGCATTTCTTTTGTCGGCAGCGATGGTCTTGTTCGTTTTGGGCGTCACTAAGCGTGAGCTTGGGTTGACCCTACGGTTCCTTTTGGTGGGCATGATCGCCACAGGAACGGCGGTAATGGCAACGATGCGCGGACTTGGCCGTGGGGCAGGGGCCACCGCTGTCGCTTTGCAAGATCGCCGTGCCGCACGTCGCGAAGCCTTGGCCGCGCAGGCTGCTCCCTTAGCGATTGATCCATCATACACCACAACCGGGCAGCCCCGTGTGCACCGTGCGGATATCCCGGTTGAGCCCGCCCTGACCGCCGCCGCCGACCCCGCCTATGCGGAACCCGCCGCCCCGCCTGCACCAGCCGCTGCGCCGCAAGGGTTATTCTCTCGAATGCCCAGTCTGCGGCGGGAGCCTGAACCTACGCTAGAGGGGCCTTTGCCCGACGCCGATCCGGTGTTGGTGGAAGACCTACAAGAAGAGCCCGTGGGGCCAGACCGTGTACGCTCGCGTATTTCGGATGCGATCCGGGCGCGCCGTAGCCCACAGGAAGCGCCCAAGACCGGCAACACCATTGCCGATATCGCGGCCCGTGCTCGTGTGACGCCGGGCACGCCTTCGCGCATTCCAAGCCTGAACCGGAAAGAGCCTCCTTTGACGGCTGCCGCGGCGCAAGCCCCTGTTGAGGCGCCCGAAGCCCCTATGGCCGAGGTTGAGCCTGTTGAGCTGAACCGTCCCGAGCCGCAACCGGCCCCCATCGCTGCTGCCGCGCCACAAGTGCAACCGGGCATCCAGCGCCGCGCCGTGCCCGCCCCGCAGGAAGAGCCGCGCCGCGTTGTGCAGCAACCATCGCGCAAGGCCCCCGCGCAATCGCGCCAAGCCAAGGCAGACAGCCAGCCTTCCTTGCCCCTGTCCGAGCCTGAGCCCTATGAATTCCCGCCGCTGACGCTGCTGACCAGCCCCACCACGATCGAGCGCCATCACCTGTCCGATGAGGCGCTGGAAGCGAACGCCCGGATGCTGGAAAACGTGCTGGATGACTACGGCGTGAAGGGCGAAATCGTCAGCGTGCGCCCCGGCCCCGTTGTCACGATGTATGAACTTGAACCCGCGCCGGGCCTCAAGGCATCGCGCGTGATCGGCTTGGCCGACGATATCGCCCGGTCGATGTCCGCGCTGTCTGCCCGTGTTTCCACGGTGCCGGGCCGCACGGTTATCGGGATCGAATTGCCGAACCAGAACCGCGAAATGGTGGTGCTGCGTGAAATGCTCAGCCACCGAGATTTTGGCGATGGCAACGCCAGCCTGCCGCTGGCCCTGGGCAAGGATATCGGCGGTGATCCGATTATCGCCAACCTCGCCAAGATGCCTCACCTGCTGATCGCGGGTACGACGGGGTCCGGTAAATCGGTGGCAATCAACACGATGATCTTGTCGCTGCTCTATAAGCTGAAGCCGGAAGATTGCCGGATGATCATGATCGACCCGAAGATGCTGGAACTGTCGGTTTATGACGGCATTCCCCATCTTCTGTCGCCTGTTGTCACGGACCCGAAGAAGGCCGTTGTGGCCCTGAAGTGGACCGTGGGCGAGATGGAAGAGCGTTATCGCAAGATGTCCAAAATGGGCGTGCGTAACATCGACGGCTATAACAGCCGGGTGAAAGACGCGCTGGATAAGGGCGAGATGTTCTCGCGCACCTACCAGACCGGCTTCGACGACGAGACGGGCGATCCCGTGTTCGAGACGGAAGAATATATGCCCGAGAAGATGCCCTTCATCGTCGTGATCGTCGATGAGATGGCCGATCTGATGATGGTCGCGGGTAAAGAGATTGAAGCCTGCATTCAGCGCCTTGCACAGATGGCGCGGGCTTCGGGCATTCACATCATCATGGCCACGCAGCGTCCGTCTGTGGATGTCATCACCGGCACGATTAAAGCCAACTTCCCCACGCGGATTTCCTTCCACGTAACTTCCAAGGTCGACAGCCGCACGATCCTGGGGGAGATGGGGGCCGAGCAGCTTCTGGGCATGGGTGATATGCTCTACATGGCGGGCGGAGCGAAGATCACTCGCGTCCATGGGCCGTTTTGTTCGGACGAAGAGGTTGAAGAAATCGTGCGCCACCTGAAGTCCTTCGGGCCGCCGGATTACGCGTCGAGCGTGTTGGACGGACCTGACGATGACAAGGAAAGCGACATTGATGCGGTGTTGGGCCTGAACACGGGTGGCAATACGGGCGGCGAAGATGCGCTGTACGATCAGGCGGTGGCGATTGTGGTGAAGGACCGCAAGTGTTCGACCTCCTACATCCAGCGCAAGTTGGGCATCGGCTACAACAAGGCCGCGCGTTTGGTGGAGCAGATGGAGGAAAACAGCCTCGTGTCGTCCGCCAACCATGTGGGTAAGCGCGAAATCTTGGTGCCTGAGCAGGACTAGCGCGGCACCTATAGTCCCGGTATTAACGTGTGATATCCGCGCGATCCGCAAGGCAACAAGTTTGCCCCGTTCGTCGATAATCTGAGGAGACGGGGCAGCACGGCTAGGCGGTGTCAGTCCTCGCGCAGTGTTGATAGGCGGCGACGCGCCGGTGTTATCGCATAGCGCGCAGAGTGTCCCTATATTCAAGGCAAGCCTTTCGAATCGGAGCATAAATTTATGTCGATCACACGCCGGAACCTTCTGGGTGCCACTGCCGCCTTCACCCTTGCGGGCACATCTGCGGCCTTTGCCAATGCGATCCCTTTGGCGGATTTGTCCGCGTACCTGAACGCGATGCAAACGGCCGAGAGCCCGTTTACGCAGATTAACTCGGACGGAACCGTTTCCACGGGGACGGTCTATATCCATCGCCCCGGACGGGTGCGCTTTGACTATGACGGCGATGATCTTCTGGTCATGGCGGGCGGCAGCCAAGTGGCGATTTTCGATGGGCGCGCCTCGGGTCCGCCCGAGCAATACCCGCTGTCCGAGACCCCTCTGCGCATCATTCTAGAGCGTAACGTGAACCTCGGCCAATCGGGGATGGTCAGCGACCATACGTTCGACGGCACCGCGACCCGTGTCGTGGCCCGTGATCCGCAACGCCCCAATGTCGGCTCTATCGCGCTGGTGTTTACGCCGAACCCGATCGAGCTGCGCCAATGGGTCATCACTGATGAGGGCGGCGCTCAGACAACGGTGATTTTGGGCGCACTTCGGCAAGGCGGGAGCATTCCCGCGAGCTATTTTTCGATCCCGCAGGAAATTAACGCCCGAAACAGGAACTAACGGTAGCCCCAAGTGGCAGCGGCAACCGCCTAGCAGCTGGCAAGCTGAAGGCGGTATTGCTCTGCCCGGCTTTCCACACGGCGAGCAACGTCCAACAACCATGGCTTGGAGTTGTAGCTGCCCCGCGCGTAGCCTGTGTGCCCTTCGTGGTAGGCAAGGTATTGGCGGCGCGCGTCGGTGAGGGGGATGTTGTTCCGCTCCAGCGTCAGGTTCATGTACCAGCCCATGAAGTCGGTGGCGTCGCGGATGTCGGTGCGGTCGGCCCCTCGGTTGCCAGTGGCGTCGATATATTCATCCCACGTGCCGTCCAACGCCTGGGAATAGCCAATGGCCGAGCTTTGGCGCCCCATGGGGATCACACCCAAGGCATAGCGGTAGGGGGGGCGGATATCGCCGTCAAAGCGGCTTTCCTGATGGATTACGGCCATCTGAACGTGAACGGGTACGTTCCAGTTCCGTTCGGCCCGGCGCATGGCCCGCATGTAATGGGGGCGCTCCTCCGCAAGGGCACAAGCGTTGTCGAGGTTTCGGGGGGAATCAAATTCCCGCGACCCACACGCCGCGAGAGAGGCCGTAAGGCCTATCAAAAGAGTTCGTCTATACATTGGCCTGCTCTGCCTCTGGGTTGCGCCATTTTTTCGGCGCGTTAACCCTGACTATACACCAAAAAACCTTGCGGGAAAACTGGTGGATTGCCTTATCCGGGCAGAAGGAACGAAAGCGTGACCGGAAGCGCAATAATCGCCAGAAGTGTTGAGGTGACCACAAGGCTGGCGCTGGCGTCGGGGTCGGTCTGATACCGCTCAGCCATGAGGTAAGAGGTGACGCCCACGGGCGTTGCCATTTGCAGGATCAGAACGGCCAGCGGTACGCCGGACAGACCCACGGCAAGGCCCACGCCGATCCCAGCGGCCAGGCCCACCGACAGCTTGATCGCCGAAAGGCCGAGCGCGGTAAGCACGCGGGCGGGTTTCAGGCGGGCCACAGCGGCCCCAAGGGTCAACAGCATAAGCGGGATGCCCATTTGGCCGACCAACGTCAGCGCATTCAGAGCCACCGTAGGCGGTTGCCAGCCGACGATCAGGGCCAAGACCCCAAGGATCGAGGCCCAAAGGATTGGCTCTTTCAACACGCGGAGGGGGTTCTGCACCCCGGCCACCATCCAAAGGCCCGCGGTGAACATGATGATCGCCATGACTGCGAAAACCACAATCGCCAGCCCCAGCCCGGTGTCGCCAAAGGCAAATAGCGCCAGCGGCAAGCCAAGGTTGCCGGTGTTCCCAAAGGTGAGCGGAGCCAGATAGGCCCGCATATCAAGGCGAAACAGGCGGACGACGGCAAAGGCAGCGGCGGTGGCCAAGGCGTAGCACAGGACCGACGCGAAGCTGAGGGCCGCAAGGGCGCTCGGTTCGATGTCGGCATTGACCAGCGCCGTGAAGATCAAACAGGGCACTGCGAGGGTCATGGCAAGGCGGGTCACGAACTGGGTGGGGTAGTCAAAACCTCCGCGGACCCAAACGAAGCCAGCGAGCCCCAAAACAAAGACGGGCGCGGTAATTTCGAGAACGGCAAAAGCTAGGTTCACAGACTGTTTCCCTGTTGAACGGTGCGTCGGGATGGACAAACCCGGTAACGGTTCGATAATGAATCTTGGTAAGTTCTGGGGGCAATCCATGCTTGAGACACAAGCCAAATACAATATCGGGCAGATCGTCCGTCACAAGAAGCACCCGTTTCGCGGGGTTGTTTTTGATATTGATGCGGAATTCTCAAATTCCGAAGAATGGTACGAAGCTATCCCAGAAGAGGCGCGCCCCCTGAAGGACCAGCCGTTTTATCACCTGTTGGCTGAGAACGACCAAACCTACTACGTCGCCTATGTCTCGGAGCAGAACCTTGTGCCCGACGATAGTGGCGAGCCGGTGAGCCACCCTGACCTTCCCGATCTTTTCGGAGAATTTCGCAACGGTCATTACCCGTTAGAATATCAGCTGAATTAGGTGCGAGCCGTTGTGTCGCGAGGGGGTGGCGGGCTTAAGCCCGCCCTACAATCCACCGTACGGCGTGACTTAACCGAGTGTCCGAAGATGCTGCGTCAGGGCATCAATGTTGCCGCCGCGCGATTCCAGCATCGCGCCGATCTCTGTCCTTTCCGAGATCATCAGGTTCACACCCTCGATAATCAGGTTGAAGAACAGCGGCCGCCCCGAGCCGTCTGACACCAGCCAGCGCAGCTCGAATGGCGCTTCATTGCGCATGTTCACGGTGCTGATGACCTCGAAGAACGAGCGTACCGGCCGGGCAGAGTTCACGGTGATCGACCCGCCAATAAACTCCCGGAAACGGCGACCGTATTTCGCCGAGAAGTAATCCTGGAACGCCTCGGTAAAGGCGCGCATCTGTGCGTTGCTGGCGGACCGTGCTGAAGGGCCAAGCACCGAACGGGCGATGGTGGGCACGTCTGCGTAGGTGCTGAGGATACGCTCCATCTCTCGCAGAACGCTGGCTTCCGACCCGCCCGAGGCGATGACACGGTTCACGTCTGCCACAGCGGCCTCCACCAGCGCTTGAGCTTGGTTCGCGTTCAACGCCTGGGCATGGCCGGGCAGGAACGGCACAGCCGCCCCGGCAACAGCGGTGGACAAAAAGGCACGACGGCCAAAGCGAGAGCGGAGGGATTGGAATTTATTGGGCATAGGGATCAAAATACGGGTCCGAGTAAGGGTCATAATTTGGGTCAGCGGCTACGGCTTGGGCCGCCGCGGCTGGGTCTGCATCGGCGTAGGGGTCTTCATAGTCGGCGCTGGAGCCGCCCAATTCATACCGGCGCTGTTGCAGGTAGAGAGAGCGTAACTGCGCATAGCTGTCGGCGCTTTCATACAGAACGGAATCGATCGTTCCGTCGAATTCGTAGCGAGAGTTCAACCCAGAGGCGACGCTTGTGGCCGTCAGATAATTGCTTTCGGGCGTTTCTATGTAGTGGCGTAGCGGGTTCATCGCGTAGTCCACGACCATGCCGACGGTATCGCGGGTGGTGGACGGGCCAAAGAACGGGTGCACCACGTAGTCGCCCTCTCCCACACCGTAGATGTGCAGGGTCTCGCCAAAGTCCGTGTCGGCCTCATGCACACCAAGGGCGGTGGCCACATCGAACAGGCCCGCCACGCCGACGGTGGTGTTCAGCGCAAACCGCAGGGTGTTCTGCGCCGCATCGCCAAGGCGCAATTGCAGCAGGTTGTTCAGCACATAACCGGGCTGGTTAAGGTTGGATGCGAAGTTAGAGACACCAACCCGCACAGGTTCCGGCACACCCGATCCGTAGGCGTCGGAGGCAGGGCTTAGAAAGGCCCGGTCGAGGGAAAGGTTAAGCTCATGAGCGGCGCGGTTTCGGGCCTCATCTGCGTCGGCAATCTGATCGCCGGGCGGCAAGGTTGCCGGGCCGCAAGCGGACACCAGAACGACCAGCGCAAAAGCGCTGCATTGGCCCAAAAATCGCGAAGGTAAAAAGCGCACGTCGATCCCCCAAAGGCAGCATGTCTGGCGACTTTGTCCGCCTACACACTTCTTAAAGGGTATAGGGTAATAATTCGGGGCACCACACCCTTGTTACATCGGCAGGGAAGGGCTGCCTGTCAAGGCGGCGTGTGGCAGGAAATGCACCACAAAAGGCCGCCAACCCGATGCACATGATTGCAATTGATGAGCTGGCAGAGTTTCGCCGACGCAACGGCTGGATTCTGTGGTCCGTCGCATTGTTCAGCCTGTTTGTGAACGTCCTGATGCTGACCGGTCCCCTATTCATGTTGCAGGTCTATGA
Proteins encoded:
- the hspQ gene encoding heat shock protein HspQ is translated as MLETQAKYNIGQIVRHKKHPFRGVVFDIDAEFSNSEEWYEAIPEEARPLKDQPFYHLLAENDQTYYVAYVSEQNLVPDDSGEPVSHPDLPDLFGEFRNGHYPLEYQLN
- a CDS encoding VacJ family lipoprotein, producing the protein MRFLPSRFLGQCSAFALVVLVSACGPATLPPGDQIADADEARNRAAHELNLSLDRAFLSPASDAYGSGVPEPVRVGVSNFASNLNQPGYVLNNLLQLRLGDAAQNTLRFALNTTVGVAGLFDVATALGVHEADTDFGETLHIYGVGEGDYVVHPFFGPSTTRDTVGMVVDYAMNPLRHYIETPESNYLTATSVASGLNSRYEFDGTIDSVLYESADSYAQLRSLYLQQRRYELGGSSADYEDPYADADPAAAAQAVAADPNYDPYSDPYFDPYAQ
- a CDS encoding ABC transporter substrate-binding protein, with amino-acid sequence MPNKFQSLRSRFGRRAFLSTAVAGAAVPFLPGHAQALNANQAQALVEAAVADVNRVIASGGSEASVLREMERILSTYADVPTIARSVLGPSARSASNAQMRAFTEAFQDYFSAKYGRRFREFIGGSITVNSARPVRSFFEVISTVNMRNEAPFELRWLVSDGSGRPLFFNLIIEGVNLMISERTEIGAMLESRGGNIDALTQHLRTLG
- a CDS encoding AEC family transporter, with the translated sequence MNLAFAVLEITAPVFVLGLAGFVWVRGGFDYPTQFVTRLAMTLAVPCLIFTALVNADIEPSALAALSFASVLCYALATAAAFAVVRLFRLDMRAYLAPLTFGNTGNLGLPLALFAFGDTGLGLAIVVFAVMAIIMFTAGLWMVAGVQNPLRVLKEPILWASILGVLALIVGWQPPTVALNALTLVGQMGIPLMLLTLGAAVARLKPARVLTALGLSAIKLSVGLAAGIGVGLAVGLSGVPLAVLILQMATPVGVTSYLMAERYQTDPDASASLVVTSTLLAIIALPVTLSFLLPG